One Actinomycetospora corticicola genomic window, TGACGTCGGGTGTCAGCGGTGGCACACCGCTGACACCCGCGCGCCGCTCAGGCCTGCGCCCGCTCCCCCTCGACCACCGGCACGGTCGACCCGTCCTCGGAGTGCTCGTCGTACTCGTCCGGCGGCTTCGGGTGCATCAGGAGGAGCGCGATCAGCGACACCACCGCGCAGCCGATGATGTAGATCGAGATCCAGAACGTGCCACCGGTGGCGGCGAGCACCGCCGTCGCGATCAGGGGCGCCGGACCGCCCGCCGTGATCGAGGCGAGCTGGTAGCCGAGGCCGGCACCGGTGTAGCGGACGCCGGTGCCGAACGACTCCGAGATCAGCGCCGCCTGGGGTCCGTACATCATGTCGTGGAAGACCAGGCCCAGGATCATCCCGAGGACGACCAGTGCCCCGACCCGCGTATCGAGCAGCGCGAAGTACGGGAACGCGTAGAGCCCGGTCAGCACGACCCCCGCGCCGTAGACCAGCCGACGGCCGAGCACGTCGGAGAGCCACCCGAAGAACGGCACGCTCACGATGCCGATCAGGGCGGCGACGATGAGGTAGAGCAGCAGGTCGGCGCGCTGCAGCTTCAGCTGCTGCGTGCCGTAGACCAGCACGAACGAGGTGAACAGGTAGAACGGGGCCTGCTCGGCGGTGCGGACGAACAACGCCTTGAGCACGTCGCGCCACTGGTACTTGAGCGTCTCGACCAGCGGCAGCTTCACCACCTTGCCGCTCGAGCGCACGGCGGCGAACGCGGGTGACTCGAGCACCGTCAGGCGCACGACCAGGCCGATCGCGATGAGCACGATCGAGGCGATGAACGGCCACCGCCACCCGCCGTTCAGGAAGTCCGGGCCGGCGAACGCCCAGACGACGAAGGTGCCGGTCGCGAGCCCGATCGGCACGCCCGCCTGCGGCCAGGCCGCCATCAGGCCGCGCTGGCGCCGGTGCCCCCACTCCATCGCCATGAGCACCGAGCCGCCCCACTCGCCGCCGACGCCGATGCCCTGCAGCACGCGCAGCACCGTCAGCAGGACGGGCGCCCAGACGCCGATCGTGTCGTAGGTCGGCAGCAGCCCGATGAGCACGGTCGCGCCACCCATGATCAGCAGCGTCGCGACGAGCGAGTACTTGCGGCCGATCCGATCGCCGTAGTGCCCGAAGATCGCCGCTCCGAGGGGACGGGCGGCGAAGCCGACGAACTGGGTGGAGAACGCGAGCAGGACGCCGCCCGAGGACGAGTTGTTGAAGAACAACGGGCCGAACACGAGGGCGGCCGCGGTGTTGTAGAGGAAGAAGTCGTACCACTCGATGGTGGTGCCGACGGTGCTGGCGACGACGGCACGGCGCTTGATGCGCCGTCGGGCGACGGGATCGTTCAGCTGGGCTGCTGCAGCATCGGCCATGGCGAAGCATGGTGCGCGTCACACCCACACGGATGCAACGGGAACTTCACAGGACGGAAGAGTCAGATCACCGCGAAGCGGTCGGTCAGCTTCTGACCGTCCGAACGGCTGATCACGCACGAGACCAACCGGCCGCCGGACGAGCCCGAAGCCGTGCCGTTGGGCTCGTCGAACACGGCCTGCGCCGGCACCACCGCCGCGACCCGCAGGTCGGACTTGTCGACCCCGCCCGACGACTCCGCCACCTGCCCGGAGGCGACCACCATCGCGCAGAACGCCCGCCCGTAGTCCGCGAACGCCGCGGCGCCGGGGTAGCTCACCTCGCGGCTGGAGTTCAGCGGCGTGCCGGTGCCGACCACCTCGACGTCGTGCGGATCGCCGCAGGGAGTGTTCGTCGAGTCCGTGTAGGCGGTCCCGGCCCCGAGGGTGCCCGTGGCGCACTGCCCGTCGAACAGCGTGAACGCGGGCAGGTCGCCGCCCGGCCCGAAGGTGTAGACGTCGGGCTGCGAGGAGAACGGCCGCCAGCCCCCCACCAGCGCGCCCGCGGCGAACACCACGAGGACCAG contains:
- a CDS encoding MFS transporter, whose translation is MADAAAAQLNDPVARRRIKRRAVVASTVGTTIEWYDFFLYNTAAALVFGPLFFNNSSSGGVLLAFSTQFVGFAARPLGAAIFGHYGDRIGRKYSLVATLLIMGGATVLIGLLPTYDTIGVWAPVLLTVLRVLQGIGVGGEWGGSVLMAMEWGHRRQRGLMAAWPQAGVPIGLATGTFVVWAFAGPDFLNGGWRWPFIASIVLIAIGLVVRLTVLESPAFAAVRSSGKVVKLPLVETLKYQWRDVLKALFVRTAEQAPFYLFTSFVLVYGTQQLKLQRADLLLYLIVAALIGIVSVPFFGWLSDVLGRRLVYGAGVVLTGLYAFPYFALLDTRVGALVVLGMILGLVFHDMMYGPQAALISESFGTGVRYTGAGLGYQLASITAGGPAPLIATAVLAATGGTFWISIYIIGCAVVSLIALLLMHPKPPDEYDEHSEDGSTVPVVEGERAQA